A window from Engraulis encrasicolus isolate BLACKSEA-1 chromosome 13, IST_EnEncr_1.0, whole genome shotgun sequence encodes these proteins:
- the znf804a gene encoding zinc finger protein 804A — MACYYIVISSTHLSNGHFRNIKGVFRGPLSKNGNKNLDYAEKEKTLAKALEDLKANFYCELCDKQYYKHQEFDNHINSYDHAHKQRLKELKQREFARNVASKSRKDERKQERALRRLHELAEQRREVHCAPGSGPMFKSTTVAVEAGLKDPCGGDGDGDGSPPDEIHSGNSSSGNNNNNNNNKPLPWPHATPGNKQKKGFGNGSRRKIAFSFSFPKRACVKLESSAAVFCEATEEGSMERSRRQRLRAPLAELADLFPCSPTGNVAHIHTDKVLNCDEETIYCIGAQQGPQFSPKSDSVESEGGSSSTSDVLLGGQEEIPGPSDSDLCALLVYSEDVASSPSLSHITSSPFTLNSEDIALDSEDSVNCESLKSGDTNGGQEVKDRGHDDATAIEEPGVSEDSLGGGHLSPQNSSDVCSEAESSNGGHASEERSALPPPPPLPPAPPFSTLPKAPFTKPSQPFFSVRSRDGHTVLQWPSEMLSFTKTGPALSYSCNPLHFDFKRGSHSRACGDPRQQQQHAADTKTDEESVILASPSSASPEGKSMSPDKHIEEAATTTFSLDHSSPTGDTETKSKKGGTYAASDAESCLGLKIQHAKCKYSNERSHGMKEKLRVRDRRHYRSHNRKKRRRRRRKRRSRVHREVERGGSCGVGGGGDKDDAETCRRFQRRSFECRSEDVEGASLDSQFRAGTSGQVQQQQQPQPQSQQRQPLEKSKQSALIGYSGGHMVKRLRGRRQETAGCINGPAGARDLFDQALGEDSEKVLAPGGDRIGGGGSDGSGAVSSTGFPSACLTCLMGRGSCRHDRGFEPRCQPQTSGFTSRFLHELPLHMADASCGVGIKDLWRSNQRLKRKRSASLSDMDDVVCCSDRLTCACLGGATFCGRRMMNEQEENDHRHQSCSAKRQDSEFCAHIHCWKRRKICPAIHQRPECTPMPHTAPVTESHARIDDESAASCANPNRDISPARKAEGDSGVGCDSASASGRGGGISADKSSCTIDDKEIPAVASSPAQSSIIPDPGQYAADSSHRRRQTASPSRPQINERQRQGQPSQHQAPTDNLPPPPRSHPLPPTPLPPPPALFQAAQKTRHPSPVVEAPGDVSDSCVTNVSAASRHSDLAPEQRSNKPAAAAAVEAALPAAGAEAVAGVGIAMAVPCSPAAAATQPQPQPQPIPVSVSSPIHLHPVHLTTHPSVPPSGSITIRHTILQHHHHHATFLPPPPPHTQLFPQVLPMTRLPLGHADMCPPPPGAPTFVTTPPHHQVSVMAAGPPGRIHHPVAVTFHALHRPAPVFPPMLSPHPAVIPLQPLF, encoded by the exons AGGCTGAAGGAGCTGAAGCAGAGGGAGTTTGCCCGCAATGTGGCCTCCAAGTCGCGGAAGGACGAGCGGAAGCAGGAGCGGGCTCTGCGGCGGCTGCACGAGCTGGCGGAGCAGCGGCGGGAGGTGCACTG TGCTCCGGGGAGTGGCCCGATGTTCAAATCCACCACGGTGGCAGTGGAGGCCGGTCTGAAGGACCCCTGTGGTGGCGACGGCGACGGTGACGGCAGCCCTCCCGACGAGATCCA CAGCGGCAACAGTAGctctggcaacaacaacaacaacaacaacaacaagccgTTGCCGTGGCCCCACGCAACGCCAGGCAACAAGCAGAAGAAGGGATTCGGCAACGGCAGCCGACGGAAGATTGCCTTCTCGTTCTCGTTCCCAAAGAGGGCCTGCGTGAAGCTGGAGTCTTCGGCCGCGGTGTTCTGCGAGGCCACGGAGGAGGGGTCGATGGAGCGCAGTCGCAGGCAAAGACTACGCGCTCCACTCGCTGAACTTGCTGACCTCTTCCCTTGCTCCCCCACTGGAAACGTGGCTCACATTCACACTGACAAGGTGCTTAATTGTGACGAGGAGACAATTTACTGCATTGGTGCACAACAAGGCCCCCAGTTCTCTCCAAAGAGTGACAGTGTGGAGAGCGAGGGGGGGTCGTCGTCGACTTCAGATGTTCTTCTCGGGGGCCAAGAGGAGATCCCGGGGCCTTCCGATTCGGATCTGTGCGCTCTGCTGGTGTACTCCGAGGACGTGGCGAGCAGTCCCTCTCTGTCACATATAACTTCCTCCCCGTTCACCCTCAACAGTGAGGACATCGCGCTGGACTCTGAGGACTCTGTGAACTGTGAGAGTCTGAAAAGCGGTGACACTAACGGGGGTCAGGAAGTCAAAGACAGAGGTCACGACGACGCCACCGCCATTGAAGAGCCCGGTGTGTCTGAGGACAGCCTTGGCGGCGGCCATTTAAGTCCTCAGAACTCTTCAGACGTGTGCAGCGAGGCAGAGTCCTCAAACGGAGGTCACGCCTCAGAGGAAAGGTctgctcttcctccccctcctcctcttcctcctgccccTCCCTTCTCTACTCTGCCAAAGGCTCCCTTCACAAAGCCGAGTCAGCCTTTTTTCTCCGTGAGGAGCAGAGACGGTCACACCGTTCTCCAGTGGCCCTCGGAGATGCTGTCGTTCACCAAAACCGGCCCGGCCCTGTCCTACAGCTGCAACCCGCTCCACTTTGATTTCAAGAGGGGGTCACACAGTCGAGCGTGCGGTGAcccacggcagcagcagcagcacgccgCCGACACCAAGACGGATGAGGAGTCCGTCATCTTGGCCAGCCCGTCATCGGCGAGCCCGGAGGGAAAATCCATGAGTCCAGACAAGCATATTGAGGAGGCAGCCACCACCACGTTCAGTCTCGACCACAGCAGTCCCACcggagacacagagacaaaatCAAAAAAGGGGGGCACGTACGCTGCGAGTGACGCAGAGAGCTGCCTCGGACTAAAAATACAACACGCCAAATGCAAATACTCGAACGAGCGCTCCCACGGCATGAAGGAAAAACTTCGAGTTAGGGACAGGAGACATTACAGAAGCCACAACAGGAAGAAGAGGCGGcgacggaggaggaagaggcggtcACGTGTCCACCGCGAGGTCGAGAGAGGAGGAAGCTGTGGTGTCGGCGGAGGAGGAGATAAAGACGACGCAGAAACGTGCAGGAGATTCCAACGGCGCAGCTTCGAGTGTCGGAGCGAAGATGTCGAAGGCGCCTCTCTTGATTCCCAATTTCGAGCCGGCACTTCAGGCCaagtgcagcagcaacagcagccgcAGCCGCAGTCGCAGCAGAGGCAGCCATTGGAGAAGTCAAAGCAATCAGCTCTGATTGGCTACAGCGGCGGTCACATGGTCAAGAGGCTGCGTGGCAGGAGGCAGGAAACAGCGGGGTGCATAAACGGCCCAGCGGGGGCCCGCGATCTATTTGATCAGGCCTTAGGAGAAGATAGTGAAAAGGTACTTGCTCCAGGAGGAGatcgtattggtggtggtggaagtgatgGTAGTGGTGCAGTGAGCAGCACAGGCTTTCCATCTGCCTGCCTGACATGCTTGATGGGCCGGGGGTCCTGTCGGCATGACAGGGGCTTCGAGCCCCGGTGCCAGCCCCAGACCTCGGGGTTCACAAGTCGCTTTCTTCACGAGCTGCCACTTCACATGGCTGACGCGAGCTGCGGCGTCGGCATCAAAGACCTGTGGCGCAGTAACCAGCGATTGAAGAGGAAGCGCAGCGCCTCGTTGAGCGACATGGACGACGTCGTGTGTTGCTCGGATCGGTTGACGTGCGCCTGTCTCGGCGGCGCAACGTTCTGCGGCAGACGGATGATGAATGAGCAGGAGGAGAACGATCACAGGCACCAGAGCTGCTCAGCCAAGAGGCAGGACTCTGAATTTTGTGCGCACATTCATTGCTGGAAGAGAAGGAAAATTTGCCCAGCCATACATCAGCGTCCCGAATGCACCCCAATGCCACACACAGCCCCTGTCACTGAAAGCCATGCTCGAATCGACGACGAAAGCGCAGCAAGCTGTGCAAATCCAAATAGGGATATAAGCCCGGCCCGAAAAGCTGAAGGTGACAGTGGTGTTGGCTGTgacagtgccagtgccagtggcaGAGGCGGCGGTATCAGCGCAGACAAAAGCTCATGTACTATTGATGATAAGGAGATCCCTGCGGTGGCCAGCTCGCCGGCCCAGAGCTCCATTATCCCTGACCCGGGTCAGTACGCGGCCGATAGTAGCCACCGCCGCCGCCAGACAGCCAGCCCATCTCGGCCTCAGATCaatgagaggcagaggcagggacaGCCGTCACAGCATCAAGCTCCCACAGAtaacctccctcctcctcctcgctcccaTCCCCTTCCACCAACTCCCCTTCCCCCACCTCCTGCTCTTTTCCAGGCCGCACAAAAAACAAGACATCCGAGTCCTGTAGTGGAGGCCCCAGGAGACGTGAGCGACAGCTGCGTCACTAATGTCAGCGCGGCATCTCGACACAGCGACCTGGCACCGGAGCAGCGCTCTAACAAgccagcagcggcggcggcggtggaggCAGCCCTGCCAgcggcaggggcagaggcagtgGCAGGGGTGGGCATAGCCATGGCAGTCCCATGTTCGCCAGCTGCAGCCGCCACCCAG cctcaaccccagccccagcctatTCCAGTGTCCGTGTCCTCTCCCATCCACCTCCATCCTGTCCACCTGACCACCCACCCATCCGTGCCTCCCTCCGGATCCATCACCATCCGCCACACCAtcctccagcaccaccaccaccacgccacgTTCCT tcctccccctcccccacacacacagctattcccGCAGGTGCTGCCGATGACTCGCCTGCCCTTGGGACACGCGGACATGTGCCCGCCGCCGCCGGGCGCCCCGACTTTCGTAactactcccccccaccaccaggtGTCCGTGATGGCAGCCGGGCCGCCGGGCCGCATCCATCACCCAGTGGCTGTGACCTTCCATGCCTTGCACCGCCCGGCCCCCGTGTTCCCCCCAATGCTGTCCCCGCACCCCGCCGTCATACCGCTGCAGCCCCTCTTCTGA